Proteins encoded by one window of Serratia nevei:
- a CDS encoding CsbD family protein — protein sequence MNSDIIVGRWKQLKGQVWQAWAEWSGSDYAWLTGSNDFLAGVLQEDYGRERDAVSSEKTSH from the coding sequence ATGAACAGCGACATCATCGTCGGGCGCTGGAAACAGCTGAAAGGCCAGGTATGGCAGGCGTGGGCAGAATGGTCAGGCAGCGATTATGCCTGGCTGACCGGCAGCAACGATTTCCTCGCCGGCGTACTGCAAGAGGATTACGGAAGAGAGCGAGACGCGGTATCCTCGGAGAAAACGTCTCACTGA
- a CDS encoding patatin family protein, which yields MGYRIPITLGNIEPLASKPFRPGKMALVCEGGGQRGIFTAGVLDEFQRAGFNPFDLLIGTSAGAQNLSAYICGQVGYARRVITRYTTSAQFFNPLRFVRGGHLIDLDWLVDTAAAQMPLAMDVAEQHFTDGREFLLCACRSDDFEPTYLPAQRERWLPAIKASSAIPGFYRQGVELDGVSYQDGGISDAIPVEEAYRRGADTIVVIRTVPSQMYYTPQWMKRMEHWLSDSSLQQMVRILQHHEQSYHRIQRFIEKPPGKLRIFEIFPPKPLASNALGSRLGSLNQDYHLGRRCGRYFLATVGQWMAQPEPDGMKVKKALSRRLIQPENVRMPSPIVTDIVMPSELGAQPEAAVAAPKIILPGDLPPGEGGAL from the coding sequence TTGGGATACAGAATACCCATCACGCTCGGCAATATAGAACCGCTGGCGTCTAAACCCTTTCGGCCAGGCAAGATGGCGCTGGTCTGCGAAGGCGGCGGCCAGCGCGGCATTTTCACCGCCGGCGTGCTGGACGAGTTTCAGCGTGCGGGCTTTAACCCTTTCGATCTGCTGATCGGCACGTCGGCCGGTGCCCAGAATCTCTCCGCCTATATCTGCGGGCAGGTGGGTTACGCACGTCGAGTGATCACCCGTTACACCACTTCTGCCCAGTTCTTCAATCCGCTGCGCTTCGTGCGCGGCGGGCATCTCATCGATCTCGATTGGCTGGTCGATACGGCGGCGGCGCAGATGCCGTTGGCGATGGACGTGGCGGAACAGCACTTTACCGACGGGCGCGAGTTCCTGCTGTGCGCCTGCCGCAGCGATGACTTTGAGCCGACCTACCTGCCGGCGCAGCGCGAACGCTGGCTGCCGGCCATTAAGGCCTCCAGCGCCATTCCCGGTTTTTATCGCCAGGGCGTGGAGCTGGACGGCGTCAGCTATCAGGACGGCGGCATCAGCGATGCGATCCCGGTGGAAGAGGCCTATCGTCGCGGCGCTGACACCATCGTGGTGATCCGCACCGTGCCCTCGCAGATGTACTACACCCCGCAGTGGATGAAGCGCATGGAGCACTGGCTGAGCGACAGCAGCCTGCAGCAGATGGTGCGTATCCTGCAGCATCACGAGCAAAGCTATCACCGCATCCAGCGCTTTATCGAGAAGCCGCCGGGCAAGCTGCGGATCTTCGAAATCTTTCCGCCGAAGCCGCTGGCCAGCAATGCGCTGGGCAGCCGACTGGGGTCGCTCAATCAGGATTATCACCTGGGGCGCCGCTGCGGCCGATACTTCCTGGCCACCGTCGGCCAGTGGATGGCGCAGCCGGAGCCGGACGGCATGAAGGTGAAAAAAGCGCTGTCGCGCCGCCTGATCCAGCCGGAGAACGTCAGAATGCCTTCGCCGATCGTGACCGATATCGTCATGCCGTCCGAGCTGGGCGCGCAGCCGGAGGCCGCGGTAGCGGCGCCGAAGATCATTCTGCCGGGTGATTTGCCGCCGGGTGAAGGGGGGGCGCTGTGA
- the osmY gene encoding molecular chaperone OsmY, with amino-acid sequence MKKTKFAHSLMAVVLGSALVSGSALAEDSLLNKASNAADSAGAKIDSSMKKVDGYMDDSAITAKVKSALVEDKTIKSSDISVKTEKGTVILSGFVGSQAQAEHAVAVAGKVEGVKTVSDKLHVKDEANQSIKSYAGDTATTSELKAKLLADDIVPSRNVKVETTDGVVQLSGEVKTQAQSERAESIAKAIDGVKSVKNDLVVKQ; translated from the coding sequence ATGAAAAAGACCAAATTTGCACACTCGCTGATGGCTGTCGTATTGGGTTCTGCTTTGGTAAGCGGCAGTGCGCTGGCCGAAGACAGTCTGCTCAACAAGGCGTCTAACGCCGCGGATAGTGCCGGTGCCAAAATCGATAGCTCCATGAAAAAAGTTGACGGTTACATGGATGACAGCGCGATAACGGCTAAAGTTAAAAGTGCGTTGGTGGAAGATAAGACCATCAAAAGTTCTGACATTTCGGTGAAAACCGAAAAAGGCACCGTGATCCTGAGTGGGTTCGTCGGCAGCCAGGCGCAGGCGGAGCATGCGGTCGCGGTCGCCGGTAAGGTGGAAGGCGTCAAGACCGTCAGCGACAAGCTGCACGTGAAAGATGAAGCCAACCAGTCGATCAAATCGTATGCCGGCGACACCGCCACTACCAGCGAGCTGAAAGCCAAGCTGCTGGCCGATGACATCGTGCCGTCGCGCAATGTGAAAGTGGAAACCACCGATGGTGTGGTGCAGCTTTCCGGTGAGGTGAAAACGCAGGCGCAGTCTGAGCGTGCGGAAAGCATCGCCAAGGCCATCGACGGCGTGAAAAGCGTGAAAAACGACCTGGTGGTCAAGCAGTAA
- the deoC gene encoding deoxyribose-phosphate aldolase: MTELTAAAQRALNLMDLTTLNDDDTDEKVIALCRQANSPAGHTAAICIYPRFIPVARKALREQGTPDIRIATVTNFPHGNDDIDIALAETRAAIAYGADEVDVVFPYRALIAGNEQVGFELVKQCKQACQAANVLLKVIIETGELKQADLIRKASEIAIKAGADFIKTSTGKVPVNATLESAELMMSVIRDLGVAKTVGFKPAGGVRTAEDALHYLQLADRILGEGWADARHFRFGASSLLASLLTALGHQTQTAGGGY; the protein is encoded by the coding sequence ATGACCGAATTAACCGCAGCAGCGCAACGTGCGCTGAACCTGATGGATTTAACCACGCTGAATGATGATGACACCGACGAGAAAGTAATCGCCCTCTGTCGTCAGGCCAACAGCCCGGCCGGCCACACGGCGGCCATCTGCATCTACCCGCGTTTTATCCCGGTAGCGCGCAAGGCGCTGCGTGAGCAAGGCACGCCGGATATCCGTATCGCCACCGTGACCAACTTCCCGCATGGCAACGACGATATCGACATCGCGCTGGCGGAAACCCGCGCGGCCATCGCCTATGGCGCGGATGAAGTGGACGTGGTGTTCCCTTACCGCGCGCTGATCGCCGGCAACGAACAGGTCGGCTTCGAGCTGGTGAAACAGTGCAAGCAGGCTTGTCAGGCGGCCAACGTGCTGCTGAAAGTGATCATCGAAACCGGTGAGCTGAAGCAGGCCGACCTGATCCGCAAGGCGTCCGAAATCGCCATCAAGGCCGGGGCGGACTTTATCAAGACCTCCACCGGCAAGGTGCCGGTCAACGCCACGCTGGAAAGCGCCGAGCTGATGATGTCGGTGATCCGCGATCTGGGCGTGGCGAAGACGGTGGGCTTCAAGCCGGCCGGCGGCGTGCGCACCGCAGAGGATGCGCTGCATTATCTGCAACTTGCCGATCGTATTCTGGGCGAAGGCTGGGCCGATGCGCGGCATTTCCGCTTTGGCGCTTCCAGCCTGCTGGCCAGCTTGCTGACCGCGCTGGGCCACCAGACCCAGACCGCCGGCGGCGGCTACTGA
- the deoD gene encoding purine-nucleoside phosphorylase, whose product MATPHINAEMGDFADVVLMPGDPLRAKYIAETFLEGAVEVNNVRGMLGFTGTYKGRRISVMGHGMGIPSCSIYARELIAEFGVKKIIRVGSCGAVRDDIKLRDVVIGMGACTDSKVNRLRFKDNDYAAIADFDMVRNAVDAAAAQGIPARVGNIFSADLFYTPDPDMFQVMKKYGILGVEMEAAGIYGVAAELYEEFGCKALTICTVSDHILRHEATTAAERQTTFNEMIVIALESVLLGDKA is encoded by the coding sequence ATGGCTACGCCGCACATTAATGCTGAGATGGGTGATTTCGCTGACGTAGTACTGATGCCGGGCGATCCGCTGCGTGCAAAATACATCGCCGAAACCTTCCTGGAAGGCGCAGTGGAAGTGAACAACGTGCGCGGCATGTTGGGCTTCACCGGCACCTACAAAGGCCGCCGCATCTCCGTAATGGGCCACGGCATGGGCATCCCGTCCTGCTCCATCTATGCGCGTGAGCTGATCGCCGAATTCGGCGTGAAGAAGATCATTCGCGTGGGCTCCTGCGGCGCGGTGCGTGACGATATCAAACTGCGTGACGTGGTGATCGGCATGGGCGCGTGCACCGACTCCAAGGTGAACCGTCTGCGCTTCAAGGACAACGACTACGCGGCGATCGCCGACTTCGACATGGTGCGCAACGCGGTCGACGCGGCGGCGGCGCAGGGCATCCCGGCGCGCGTGGGCAACATCTTCTCCGCCGATCTGTTCTACACGCCGGATCCGGACATGTTCCAGGTGATGAAGAAGTACGGCATCCTGGGCGTGGAAATGGAAGCGGCCGGCATCTACGGCGTGGCGGCGGAGCTGTACGAAGAGTTCGGCTGCAAGGCGCTGACCATCTGCACCGTGTCCGACCACATCCTGCGTCACGAAGCGACCACGGCGGCGGAACGCCAGACCACCTTTAACGAAATGATCGTTATCGCGCTGGAATCCGTGCTGCTGGGCGACAAAGCGTAA
- the deoB gene encoding phosphopentomutase, which yields MKRTFIMVLDSFGIGASEDAERFGDQGSDTLGHIAEVCARGEANVGRQGPLTLPNLSRLGLGKAAEESTGNFPQGLDRNADIIGAYAYASELSSGKDTPSGHWEIAGVPVLFDWGYFTDEHNSFPQALLDKLVERAKLPGYLGNCHSSGTVILDQLGEEHMKTGKPIFYTSADSVFQIACHEETFGLDRLYELCEIAREELTEGGYNIGRVIARPFVGDKPGHFQRTGNRHDLAVEPPAPTVLKKLVDEKGGEVVSIGKIADIYANVGITKKVKATGIDALFDATLIEMEKAGDNTIVFTNFVDFDSSYGHRRDVAGYAAALELFDRRLPELLKLVKDEDIIIFTADHGCDPTWPGTDHTREHIPVLVYGPKVKPGSLGHRETFADIGQTVANYFGLSPMDYGKSMF from the coding sequence ATGAAACGCACATTTATTATGGTATTGGACTCCTTCGGCATCGGCGCCAGCGAAGACGCCGAACGTTTTGGCGACCAGGGTTCCGACACCCTGGGCCACATCGCCGAGGTTTGCGCGCGCGGTGAGGCCAACGTGGGCCGCCAGGGGCCGCTGACGCTGCCTAACCTGAGCCGTCTGGGCCTCGGTAAAGCGGCGGAAGAGTCCACCGGCAACTTCCCGCAGGGGCTGGACCGCAACGCCGACATCATCGGCGCTTACGCTTACGCCAGCGAGCTCTCTTCCGGTAAAGACACGCCGTCGGGCCACTGGGAAATCGCCGGTGTGCCGGTGCTGTTCGACTGGGGCTACTTCACGGACGAGCACAACAGCTTCCCGCAGGCACTGCTGGACAAGCTGGTCGAGCGCGCCAAGCTGCCGGGTTACCTGGGCAACTGTCACTCGTCCGGCACCGTGATCCTCGATCAGCTGGGCGAAGAGCACATGAAAACCGGCAAGCCGATTTTCTACACCTCCGCCGACTCGGTGTTCCAGATCGCCTGCCATGAAGAAACCTTCGGCCTGGATCGCCTGTATGAGCTGTGCGAAATCGCGCGTGAAGAGTTGACCGAAGGCGGCTACAACATCGGCCGCGTGATCGCGCGTCCGTTCGTCGGCGATAAGCCGGGCCACTTCCAGCGCACCGGCAACCGCCACGATCTGGCGGTAGAGCCGCCGGCGCCGACCGTGCTGAAAAAGCTGGTGGACGAGAAAGGTGGTGAAGTGGTGTCGATCGGTAAAATCGCCGACATCTACGCCAACGTCGGCATCACCAAGAAGGTGAAGGCGACCGGCATCGACGCGCTGTTCGACGCGACCCTGATCGAAATGGAAAAGGCCGGCGACAACACCATCGTGTTCACCAACTTCGTGGACTTTGACTCCTCCTATGGCCACCGCCGCGACGTGGCGGGCTACGCTGCCGCGCTGGAGCTGTTCGACCGCCGCCTGCCGGAGCTGCTGAAGCTGGTGAAAGACGAAGACATCATCATCTTCACCGCCGACCACGGCTGCGACCCGACCTGGCCGGGCACCGACCACACCCGCGAACACATCCCGGTGCTGGTTTACGGCCCGAAAGTGAAGCCGGGCTCGCTGGGCCACCGCGAGACCTTTGCCGACATCGGCCAGACCGTCGCCAATTATTTTGGCCTGTCGCCGATGGATTACGGTAAGAGCATGTTCTAA
- a CDS encoding YtjB family periplasmic protein, whose product MARAKLKFRLHRTAIILICLALLVLLMQGASYFSLSHQMARSEQVEELAQTLTKQVAYSLAPLLDDDGNTPRIDAILKQLTDHSRILDVSVYQLDGTLVSHAGEQISIRDRLSLDGKRAGSYFNHQLVESIQGKDGPIGFIRITLDTHVLATESKQVDNTTNLLRLMILLALAIGIILARTLLQHRRSRWQQSPYLLTANTPLAEGNTVEDDEEDAPEKKQEAPKQG is encoded by the coding sequence ATGGCTCGCGCTAAACTGAAATTTCGCCTGCACCGCACCGCTATTATCCTGATTTGCCTGGCTTTGCTGGTGCTGCTGATGCAGGGCGCCTCTTATTTTAGCCTGAGTCACCAAATGGCGCGATCCGAGCAGGTTGAAGAACTGGCGCAGACGCTGACCAAACAGGTCGCCTACAGCCTGGCGCCGCTGCTGGACGACGACGGCAACACCCCGCGCATCGACGCCATCCTCAAGCAGCTCACCGATCACAGCCGCATTCTCGACGTCAGCGTGTATCAGCTGGACGGCACGCTGGTCTCCCACGCCGGGGAACAGATAAGTATACGCGATCGCCTGTCGCTCGACGGCAAACGCGCCGGCAGCTACTTCAACCACCAGTTGGTCGAATCCATTCAGGGCAAAGACGGCCCGATCGGCTTTATCCGCATCACCCTCGACACCCACGTGTTGGCGACCGAATCCAAGCAGGTGGACAACACCACCAACCTGCTGCGCCTGATGATCCTGCTGGCGCTGGCGATCGGCATCATTCTGGCGCGCACCCTGCTGCAACACCGCCGCAGCCGCTGGCAGCAGTCGCCGTACCTGTTGACCGCCAACACGCCGTTGGCAGAAGGCAATACGGTGGAAGACGACGAAGAGGATGCGCCGGAGAAAAAACAGGAAGCGCCGAAGCAGGGGTAA
- the deoA gene encoding thymidine phosphorylase gives MFLAQEIIRKKRDGQPLSEAEIRFFINGIRDNVVSEGQIAALAMTIYFHDMSMPERVALTMAMRDSGTVLDWKSLALNGPIVDKHSTGGVGDVTSLMLGPMVAACGGYVPMISGRGLGHTGGTLDKLEAIPGFNIFPDDNAFRKIIQDVGVAIIGQTSSLAPADKRFYATRDITATVDSIPLITASILAKKLAEGLDALVMDVKVGSGAFMPTYALSQDLAQAIVGVANGAGCKTTALLTDMNQVLASSAGNAVEVREAVRFLTGEYRNPRLLEVTLALCVEMLLSGGLAQDEADARAKLQAVLDNGKAAEVFGRMVAAQQGPIDFVERYDSYLPAATLSKPVYAEKPGIISAMDTRALGMAVVSLGGGRRRASDAIDYSVGLTEVARLGDKVDAQQPLAMIHANDEESWQQAADAVRSAMTLSDKAPEATPVVYKRITE, from the coding sequence TTGTTCCTGGCTCAAGAAATTATTCGTAAAAAACGCGACGGCCAGCCGTTAAGCGAAGCGGAAATCCGCTTTTTCATCAACGGCATTCGCGACAACGTGGTGTCGGAAGGGCAGATCGCCGCGCTGGCGATGACCATTTATTTCCATGACATGAGCATGCCGGAGCGCGTGGCGCTTACCATGGCGATGCGCGATTCCGGTACCGTGCTGGATTGGAAGAGTCTGGCGCTGAACGGCCCGATCGTCGACAAGCATTCGACCGGCGGCGTGGGCGACGTGACCTCGCTGATGCTCGGCCCGATGGTGGCGGCCTGCGGCGGCTATGTGCCGATGATCTCCGGCCGCGGCCTGGGGCATACCGGCGGCACGCTGGACAAGCTGGAAGCCATTCCGGGCTTCAATATTTTCCCGGACGATAACGCCTTCCGCAAAATCATTCAGGACGTCGGCGTGGCGATCATCGGCCAGACCAGCTCGCTGGCGCCGGCGGACAAACGTTTCTATGCCACCCGCGACATTACCGCTACCGTGGATTCGATTCCGCTGATCACCGCCTCCATTCTGGCCAAGAAGCTGGCGGAAGGGCTGGATGCGCTGGTGATGGACGTGAAGGTCGGCTCCGGTGCCTTTATGCCGACCTATGCGCTGTCGCAAGATTTGGCGCAGGCGATCGTCGGCGTGGCCAACGGCGCGGGCTGCAAGACCACCGCGCTGCTGACCGACATGAACCAGGTGCTGGCCTCCAGCGCCGGCAACGCGGTGGAAGTGCGCGAAGCGGTGCGCTTCCTGACCGGCGAATACCGCAACCCGCGCCTGCTGGAAGTGACGCTGGCGCTGTGCGTGGAAATGCTGCTGTCCGGCGGCCTGGCGCAAGACGAGGCCGACGCGCGCGCCAAACTGCAGGCGGTGCTGGACAACGGCAAGGCGGCGGAGGTGTTTGGCCGCATGGTGGCGGCGCAGCAGGGGCCGATAGACTTCGTCGAACGCTACGATAGCTATCTGCCGGCGGCAACGCTGAGCAAGCCGGTGTATGCTGAAAAGCCGGGCATCATCAGCGCCATGGATACCCGCGCGCTGGGCATGGCGGTGGTTTCGCTGGGCGGCGGCCGTCGCCGGGCGAGCGACGCCATCGACTACAGCGTTGGGCTGACCGAAGTGGCGCGCCTGGGTGATAAAGTGGATGCCCAGCAGCCGTTGGCGATGATCCACGCCAACGATGAAGAGAGCTGGCAGCAGGCGGCCGATGCGGTGCGCAGCGCAATGACGCTGAGCGACAAGGCGCCGGAAGCGACGCCGGTGGTGTATAAGCGCATCACGGAATAA
- a CDS encoding NupC/NupG family nucleoside CNT transporter: MQLIMSLVGMAVLIAIAVLLSSNRRAIKLRTVVWAFIIQIGIGALVLYVPLGRSILGSMSNGVANVIAYGNQGISFIFGGLVSDKMFEVFGGGGFVFALRVLPVIVFFSSLIAVLYYLGIMQLVIRVLGGGLHKLLGTSRTESLSATANIFVGQTEAPLVVRPYIATMSQSELFAVMCGGLASVAGSVLAGYAQMGVPLEYLIAASFMAAPGGLLFAKLMVPETEQTHDKDDAMKLIAEEDRPANVIDAAASGAASGMQLALNVGAMLLAFIALIALLNGILGGIGGWFDYPQLSLELILGWVFSPIAFLIGVPWSEAMTAGSFIGQKIIVNEFVAYMNFGAYLRPDDVVAAEGLQVLSAHTKAIISFALCGFANLSSVAILLGGLGSMAPNRRHDIARFGLKAVAAGTLSNLMSATIAGFFLAL, from the coding sequence ATGCAACTCATCATGAGTCTGGTCGGTATGGCGGTGCTGATCGCCATTGCGGTGCTGCTCTCCAGCAACCGCCGGGCCATTAAACTGCGCACCGTCGTGTGGGCGTTCATCATCCAGATCGGCATCGGCGCGCTGGTGCTGTATGTGCCGCTGGGCCGCAGCATCCTCGGCAGTATGTCTAACGGCGTGGCAAACGTTATCGCCTACGGCAATCAGGGCATTTCGTTCATCTTCGGCGGGCTGGTGTCCGACAAGATGTTCGAGGTGTTCGGCGGCGGCGGCTTCGTGTTCGCGCTGCGCGTTCTGCCGGTGATCGTGTTCTTCTCCTCGCTGATTGCGGTGCTGTACTACCTCGGCATCATGCAGTTGGTGATCCGCGTGCTGGGCGGCGGCCTGCACAAGCTGCTGGGCACCTCGCGCACCGAATCGCTGTCGGCGACCGCCAACATTTTCGTTGGCCAGACCGAAGCGCCGCTGGTGGTGCGCCCGTATATCGCCACCATGAGCCAGTCAGAGCTGTTCGCCGTGATGTGCGGCGGCCTGGCCTCGGTAGCCGGTTCGGTGCTGGCAGGGTACGCGCAGATGGGCGTGCCGCTGGAATACCTGATTGCCGCGTCCTTCATGGCCGCGCCGGGCGGGCTGCTGTTCGCCAAGCTGATGGTGCCGGAAACCGAGCAGACCCACGATAAAGACGATGCGATGAAGCTGATCGCCGAAGAAGATCGTCCGGCCAACGTGATCGACGCGGCGGCTTCCGGCGCGGCTTCCGGCATGCAGCTGGCGCTGAACGTCGGTGCGATGCTGCTGGCGTTTATCGCGCTGATCGCCTTGCTTAACGGCATTCTCGGCGGTATCGGCGGCTGGTTCGATTATCCGCAGCTGTCGCTTGAACTGATCCTCGGCTGGGTGTTCTCGCCGATCGCCTTCCTGATCGGCGTGCCGTGGAGCGAGGCGATGACCGCCGGTTCGTTTATCGGCCAGAAGATCATCGTCAACGAGTTCGTCGCCTACATGAACTTCGGCGCCTATCTGCGTCCGGACGACGTGGTGGCTGCGGAAGGCCTGCAGGTGCTGTCGGCCCATACCAAGGCGATCATCTCCTTCGCGCTGTGCGGCTTCGCCAACCTCTCCTCGGTGGCGATCCTGCTGGGCGGTCTGGGCAGCATGGCGCCCAACCGTCGCCACGACATCGCGCGTTTCGGTCTGAAGGCCGTGGCGGCGGGCACGCTGTCCAACCTGATGAGCGCCACCATCGCCGGTTTCTTCCTGGCGCTGTAA
- a CDS encoding DUF1328 domain-containing protein gives MFRWGIIFLVIALIAAALGFGSLAGTAAWAAKIVFVVGIILFLVSLFTGRRRP, from the coding sequence ATGTTTCGTTGGGGCATTATCTTTTTAGTCATCGCGCTTATCGCTGCGGCGCTGGGGTTCGGTTCGTTGGCGGGCACCGCTGCCTGGGCGGCTAAAATCGTGTTCGTTGTCGGCATCATCCTGTTCCTGGTCAGCCTGTTCACCGGCCGCCGTCGCCCTTAG
- the serB gene encoding phosphoserine phosphatase gives MSNSLTYCDLPAEISQWPGLPLSLSGDEVMPLDYRAGNTGWLLYGRKLDKARITQFQRKLGAAMVIVTAWGVDDYQVVRLAGTLTPRAKLLAAESGLDVAPLGKIPHLRTPGLLVMDMDSTAIEIECIDEIAKLAGVGEQVAEVTERAMRGELDFTASLRQRVGTLKGADANILKQVRDELPLMPGLTSLVGKLQAMGWHVAIASGGFTYYAEYLRNRLRLVAAAANELEIRDGKLTGEVLGPVVDAQFKADTLLRLAEKLEIPLAQTVAIGDGANDLKMMQAAGLGIAYHAKPKVYEKAQVAIRHADLMGVLCILTGSLKHEVR, from the coding sequence ATGTCAAACAGTCTGACCTATTGCGATCTTCCGGCGGAGATCTCTCAATGGCCGGGTCTTCCCCTTTCGCTCAGCGGCGACGAAGTGATGCCGCTGGACTACCGGGCGGGCAATACCGGGTGGCTGTTATACGGCAGAAAGCTGGACAAGGCGCGCATTACGCAATTCCAACGTAAGCTCGGCGCGGCGATGGTGATCGTCACCGCCTGGGGCGTGGACGACTATCAGGTGGTGCGGTTGGCGGGCACGTTGACGCCGCGCGCCAAGCTGTTGGCGGCGGAGAGCGGGCTGGACGTGGCGCCGCTCGGCAAGATCCCACACCTGCGCACGCCGGGGCTGCTGGTGATGGACATGGATTCGACGGCGATCGAGATCGAGTGCATCGACGAGATCGCCAAGCTGGCGGGCGTCGGCGAGCAGGTGGCGGAAGTCACCGAGCGCGCGATGCGCGGCGAGCTGGACTTTACCGCCAGCCTGCGCCAGCGCGTCGGCACGCTGAAAGGGGCCGACGCCAACATCCTCAAGCAGGTGCGCGACGAGCTGCCGCTGATGCCGGGGCTGACCAGCCTGGTGGGCAAGCTGCAGGCGATGGGCTGGCATGTGGCGATCGCCTCCGGCGGCTTCACCTACTATGCCGAATACCTGCGCAACCGGCTGCGGCTGGTGGCGGCAGCGGCCAATGAGCTGGAGATCCGCGACGGCAAGCTGACCGGCGAAGTGCTGGGGCCGGTGGTGGACGCACAGTTCAAAGCCGACACGCTGCTGCGGCTGGCGGAGAAGCTTGAGATCCCGCTGGCGCAGACCGTGGCCATCGGCGACGGCGCCAACGATTTGAAAATGATGCAGGCGGCGGGGTTGGGCATCGCCTACCACGCCAAACCGAAAGTGTATGAAAAAGCGCAGGTGGCGATCCGGCATGCGGATCTGATGGGCGTGCTGTGTATTCTCACCGGCAGCCTGAAACACGAAGTGCGATAA
- a CDS encoding TatD family hydrolase: MSYAFTDTHCHFDFPPFTGHEAESLTRAASAGVQRIIVPTVTADRFARVLRLAQDHAPLFAALGLHPLYIAQHHEPQLEQLATLLAERPRKLVAVGEIGLDLYMDNPQFERQQSVLLAQLRLAKQHDLPVILHSRRTHDQLAAALRRMQLPRRGVVHGFAGSLSQAQAFIRLGYYIGVGGTITYERAQKTRGVMAQLPLEALLLETDAPDMPLAGYQGQPNRPERAAEVFQTLCELRPEPADEIAAHLQRNTQALFAMPD; the protein is encoded by the coding sequence GTGAGTTACGCCTTTACCGATACTCACTGCCATTTCGATTTTCCGCCCTTTACCGGGCATGAGGCCGAGAGCCTGACGCGGGCGGCAAGCGCCGGCGTGCAGCGCATCATCGTCCCGACGGTCACCGCCGATCGCTTTGCCCGGGTGCTGCGACTGGCGCAAGATCACGCGCCGCTGTTCGCCGCGCTGGGGCTGCACCCGCTGTATATCGCGCAGCATCATGAGCCGCAGTTGGAGCAGCTGGCAACGCTGCTGGCCGAACGGCCGCGCAAGCTGGTGGCAGTGGGGGAGATCGGGCTCGATCTGTATATGGACAACCCGCAGTTCGAGCGCCAGCAAAGCGTGCTGCTGGCCCAGCTGAGGCTGGCGAAACAGCATGACCTGCCGGTGATCCTCCATTCGCGTCGCACCCACGATCAGCTGGCCGCGGCGCTGCGGCGCATGCAGTTGCCGCGTCGCGGCGTGGTGCACGGCTTCGCCGGCAGCCTGTCGCAGGCGCAGGCCTTTATCCGCCTTGGCTATTACATCGGCGTGGGCGGCACCATCACCTATGAGCGGGCGCAAAAAACGCGCGGCGTGATGGCGCAGCTGCCGCTCGAGGCGCTGCTGCTGGAGACCGATGCGCCGGACATGCCGCTGGCCGGCTATCAGGGGCAGCCGAATCGCCCCGAACGCGCCGCCGAGGTGTTTCAAACGCTGTGCGAGCTGCGGCCGGAACCGGCCGACGAGATCGCCGCCCACCTGCAACGCAATACTCAGGCACTGTTCGCCATGCCGGATTGA